From Pseudarthrobacter equi, a single genomic window includes:
- a CDS encoding ABC-F family ATP-binding cassette domain-containing protein, translating into MTATLVAKDLSGGHGHRTLFENLSFTVAPGDVVGVVGANGAGKSTLLRLLAGVDQPQGGSVSLAPADAFVGWLPQEHERVSGETVAAYIGRRTGCTQATAEMESAAEALGAGAPGADDAYARAFDRWMASGAADLDERIPPVLADLGLATGADALMTGLSGGQAARVALAALLLSRFDVVLLDEPTNDLDLAGLAKLEDFVTNLRGGVVLVSHDREFLARCVTTIVELDLAQNAVAVYDGGYDAFLEERAVARRHAREKYDEFAATKADLVSRARTQREWSSQGVRNAMKKSPDNDKIRRAASTESSEKQAQKIRQMESRIARLDVVEEPRKEWQLQFSIGQAPRSSAVVATLRNAVARQGSFTLGPVSLQLNGGERIGITGPNGAGKSTLLRLLLGTQAPDDGDASMGATVAIGEIDQARGLLDGGSPLGDAVEAVLPDWNSADVRTLLAKFGLKADHTSRTVDSLSPGERTRASLALLQARGVNLLVLDEPTNHLDLPAIEQLEEALESYDGALLLVTHDRRLLENVRLDYRWHLEDGTVRQLHHTASQEK; encoded by the coding sequence ATGACTGCAACCCTTGTTGCCAAAGACCTCTCCGGCGGCCACGGCCACCGCACGCTTTTCGAAAATCTTTCCTTCACGGTGGCGCCGGGAGACGTGGTGGGCGTAGTGGGCGCCAACGGTGCCGGGAAATCAACGCTGCTGCGTCTCCTCGCCGGCGTCGACCAGCCCCAGGGCGGCTCCGTCAGCCTGGCCCCCGCCGACGCCTTCGTGGGGTGGTTGCCGCAGGAACACGAGCGAGTGTCCGGCGAAACCGTGGCAGCGTACATCGGTCGCCGCACCGGCTGCACCCAGGCCACCGCCGAAATGGAATCCGCCGCAGAAGCCCTAGGCGCCGGAGCTCCCGGAGCGGACGACGCCTACGCCCGCGCCTTCGACCGGTGGATGGCATCGGGCGCCGCAGACCTGGACGAACGCATCCCGCCTGTCCTCGCCGACCTTGGCCTGGCAACGGGCGCCGATGCCCTGATGACCGGGCTGTCCGGTGGCCAGGCCGCCAGGGTCGCCCTGGCCGCGCTGCTGCTGAGCCGGTTCGACGTTGTGCTGCTGGACGAGCCCACCAATGACCTGGACCTTGCCGGGCTGGCCAAACTGGAAGACTTCGTCACCAACCTGCGCGGCGGCGTGGTGCTGGTCAGCCATGACCGCGAGTTCCTGGCCCGCTGCGTCACCACCATCGTGGAACTGGACCTGGCCCAGAACGCCGTGGCGGTCTACGACGGCGGGTACGACGCCTTCCTCGAAGAGCGCGCGGTGGCACGCCGGCACGCCCGCGAGAAATACGACGAATTCGCGGCCACGAAGGCGGACCTGGTGTCCCGTGCCCGGACCCAGCGTGAGTGGAGCTCCCAGGGCGTGCGGAACGCCATGAAGAAGAGCCCGGACAACGACAAGATCCGGCGCGCGGCCAGCACTGAGTCCTCCGAAAAGCAGGCCCAGAAGATCCGCCAGATGGAGTCCCGCATTGCCAGGCTGGACGTGGTGGAGGAGCCCCGGAAGGAGTGGCAGCTCCAATTCAGCATCGGCCAGGCTCCCCGCTCCAGCGCCGTCGTGGCCACCCTGCGCAACGCCGTGGCACGCCAGGGCAGCTTCACGCTGGGACCGGTCAGCCTCCAACTCAACGGCGGCGAGCGCATCGGGATCACCGGGCCCAACGGCGCCGGAAAGTCCACCCTCCTGCGCCTCCTTTTGGGAACGCAGGCACCGGACGACGGCGACGCCTCCATGGGTGCCACGGTGGCCATCGGAGAGATTGACCAGGCCCGCGGGCTGCTGGACGGCGGCTCGCCGCTGGGCGACGCAGTCGAAGCGGTGCTGCCGGACTGGAACAGCGCAGACGTCCGGACGCTCCTGGCAAAGTTCGGCCTCAAGGCGGACCACACCTCACGGACCGTGGATTCCCTGTCCCCGGGGGAGCGGACCCGGGCTTCCCTGGCACTGCTCCAGGCGCGCGGCGTGAACCTGCTGGTGTTGGACGAACCGACCAACCACCTCGACCTGCCGGCCATAGAGCAGCTGGAAGAGGCCCTTGAAAGCTACGACGGAGCCCTGCTGCTGGTCACCCACGACCGTCGGCTGCTGGAAAACGTTCGCCTCGACTACCGGTGGCACCTCGAAGACGGCACGGTCCGGCAACTCCACCACACTGCTAGCCAGGAGAAATAA